One part of the Oceanidesulfovibrio indonesiensis genome encodes these proteins:
- a CDS encoding NAD(P)H-dependent flavin oxidoreductase → MPLPSLSIGSLTARLPIIQGGMGVGVSLSGLASAVANAGGIGVIATPGIGWQEPDFHSDYVAANTRALRKQIRAAKEKTKGIIGVNIMVVLTNFAQLVRAAVEERIDIIFSGAGLPLNLPEYVDKTSSTRLVPIVSSARAAKILCRKWLSRYNRLPDAFVVEGPKAGGHLGFKPECLDDEAFSLEQLVPEVVKVVAPFEEESGQRIPIIAAGGVYTGADIRKFLDLGASGVQMGTRFVATDECDADDAFKQAFVNADEKSLTIVKSPVGMPGRAIRNEFLDAVENGAKIPFSCPFHCIQTCEHKNSPYCIALALLNARKGSMKHGLVFAGANAHRIKSIVPVETLMKSLQDEYEQSRPAADATTVGEDLPIEAVLP, encoded by the coding sequence ATGCCGCTTCCTTCACTATCCATCGGCTCACTCACCGCGCGCCTGCCCATCATCCAGGGCGGCATGGGCGTGGGTGTTTCCCTGTCAGGACTGGCCTCCGCCGTAGCCAATGCCGGCGGCATCGGCGTCATTGCCACTCCGGGCATCGGCTGGCAGGAACCTGATTTCCACAGCGATTACGTAGCCGCCAACACCCGGGCTCTGCGCAAGCAGATCCGCGCAGCCAAGGAGAAGACCAAGGGCATCATTGGCGTGAACATCATGGTGGTGCTCACGAACTTCGCCCAACTGGTCCGCGCCGCCGTGGAAGAACGCATCGACATCATTTTTTCCGGAGCGGGTTTGCCGCTCAATCTGCCTGAATATGTGGACAAGACATCGTCCACCAGACTTGTGCCCATCGTTTCCTCGGCCCGCGCAGCCAAAATTCTCTGCCGCAAGTGGCTTTCGCGATATAACCGGCTTCCCGACGCGTTTGTGGTCGAAGGTCCCAAAGCCGGGGGACACCTCGGCTTCAAGCCGGAGTGCCTGGACGACGAGGCCTTTTCCCTGGAGCAACTCGTCCCCGAAGTCGTCAAGGTCGTGGCGCCGTTCGAGGAGGAATCCGGACAACGAATCCCGATCATCGCTGCGGGCGGCGTATACACCGGCGCGGACATCCGCAAATTTCTCGATCTGGGGGCCAGCGGCGTCCAGATGGGCACGCGATTCGTGGCTACGGATGAATGCGACGCCGACGACGCCTTCAAACAGGCGTTCGTCAACGCAGACGAAAAGAGCCTTACCATCGTCAAGAGCCCTGTCGGCATGCCGGGCCGGGCCATACGCAACGAGTTCCTTGACGCCGTGGAGAACGGAGCCAAGATACCCTTTTCCTGCCCTTTTCATTGTATACAGACGTGCGAGCACAAAAACAGTCCATACTGCATTGCACTCGCGTTGCTGAATGCGCGTAAAGGCTCCATGAAGCATGGCCTTGTGTTCGCCGGCGCCAATGCGCACCGCATCAAGTCCATTGTGCCTGTGGAAACCCTGATGAAAAGCTTGCAGGATGAATACGAGCAAAGCAGACCGGCCGCAGACGCAACGACGGTCGGCGAGGACCTCCCCATTGAGGCGGTCCTCCCCTAA
- a CDS encoding HPF/RaiA family ribosome-associated protein, protein MDVPIEISIDGIEDRGGTINDLVRSKSEKLEQVCDHITSLRVAVEMEDKNQRGGNPYRVRLNLNVKPGNEFAIEREGVAPPVVNEILPTIREAFDAARRKLQKITEKQRGEVKSHPMQEANAVIAKLFPGEDYGFLRTLDERDVYFHKNAVVGRSFDDLRKGAGVVAAIEQGDKGLQATSVQVVDMPSM, encoded by the coding sequence ATGGACGTCCCCATCGAAATATCGATCGACGGTATCGAAGACCGTGGCGGAACCATCAATGATCTCGTGCGCTCAAAGAGCGAAAAGCTGGAGCAGGTCTGCGACCACATCACCTCGCTGCGCGTGGCCGTGGAGATGGAAGACAAGAACCAGCGCGGCGGCAACCCCTACCGCGTCCGGCTCAACCTGAACGTCAAGCCCGGCAACGAGTTCGCCATCGAGCGCGAAGGCGTAGCCCCGCCTGTGGTCAATGAGATACTCCCTACTATCCGCGAAGCTTTCGACGCAGCGCGCCGCAAGCTGCAAAAAATCACCGAGAAGCAACGCGGAGAGGTGAAATCCCACCCCATGCAGGAGGCCAACGCTGTGATCGCCAAGTTATTTCCGGGCGAGGACTACGGTTTCCTGCGCACTCTGGACGAGCGCGACGTCTACTTCCACAAGAACGCCGTGGTCGGCCGCAGCTTCGACGACCTGCGCAAAGGCGCCGGAGTGGTCGCAGCCATCGAGCAGGGCGACAAGGGCCTGCAGGCCACATCCGTTCAGGTGGTGGACATGCCGTCCATGTAA
- a CDS encoding copper-translocating P-type ATPase, which yields MTADTAHEEHPDQQHESHDHDRGDGHESHHAQMAQDFKRRFIVSTALTVPIAYLSPMLRSLLGLGEPEWVPGRMYVLFALATIIFFYGGMPFLRHAWMELKKRQPGMMTLISLAVIVAYGYSAAVTFGLPGKVFYWELASLIDIMLLGHYIEMRSVMSAHGAMEELARLVPSKAHRLKDDGSTEDVPVSELQPDDRVLVKPGEKVPADGEVVDGRSSVNESLLTGESKPVDKQEGEEVIGGSVNGEGSLTVQVRKTGKDSFLNQVMDMVSKAQESKSRAQSLADKAAMWLTFVAIGSGAVTLVLWLALSGREFVFALERTVTVMIITCPHALGLAIPLVVAVSTAIAAKQGFLIRNRSPFEMARNIQAVIFDKTGTLTQGTFAVSDVVSMGELGEDELLELAGAVEAKSEHPIAKAIAESAREKLGSLPDAGEFDSIPGRGAKATVDGREVKTISLRYAREEGYELDKDALVPLLDEGKTVIAVIVDDRAAGVIALDDVLCETSRDAVARLKDMGLQVMMLTGDNEKVAGRVAKDLGLDDVFADVVPDEKAEKVKEVQQRGLVTAMVGDGVNDAPALAQADVGFAIGAGTDVAVETADVVLVKSNPMDVVEVVMLSKEVRRKTVQNLFWATGYNVVAIPLAAGVLAWAGIILSPAVGAIVMSLSTVIVAVNARLMSAPEAVQG from the coding sequence ATGACAGCAGACACAGCACACGAGGAACATCCGGACCAGCAGCACGAGAGCCACGACCATGATCGCGGCGACGGTCACGAGTCCCACCATGCCCAGATGGCGCAGGACTTCAAACGCCGCTTCATAGTCTCCACGGCGCTCACCGTTCCCATCGCCTACCTCTCGCCCATGCTCCGCTCTCTGCTGGGGTTGGGCGAACCGGAATGGGTGCCCGGGCGGATGTACGTTCTCTTCGCGCTCGCCACCATCATCTTTTTTTACGGCGGCATGCCGTTCCTGCGCCACGCCTGGATGGAGCTGAAGAAGCGGCAGCCAGGCATGATGACGCTCATATCCCTGGCCGTCATCGTGGCCTACGGCTACTCAGCGGCGGTCACATTCGGCCTGCCCGGAAAAGTATTCTACTGGGAACTCGCCAGCCTCATCGACATCATGCTGCTGGGCCACTACATTGAGATGCGGTCCGTGATGAGCGCCCACGGCGCCATGGAAGAACTGGCCAGGCTCGTGCCCAGCAAGGCGCACCGTCTCAAGGATGACGGCTCTACCGAGGACGTGCCGGTGAGTGAGCTGCAACCGGACGACAGGGTTCTGGTGAAACCTGGCGAGAAGGTCCCGGCCGACGGCGAGGTGGTGGACGGCCGCTCTTCGGTCAATGAGTCTCTGCTCACAGGAGAGTCCAAACCCGTAGACAAGCAGGAGGGCGAGGAGGTCATCGGCGGCTCCGTGAACGGCGAGGGCTCCCTGACCGTGCAGGTGCGGAAGACGGGCAAGGACTCCTTCCTCAACCAGGTCATGGATATGGTCTCCAAGGCGCAGGAATCCAAGTCCCGGGCGCAGTCCCTGGCGGACAAGGCCGCCATGTGGCTCACCTTTGTGGCCATTGGTTCCGGCGCAGTCACGCTCGTCCTGTGGCTCGCGCTCTCGGGCAGGGAGTTCGTCTTCGCCCTGGAACGCACGGTCACGGTGATGATCATCACCTGTCCGCATGCGCTGGGGCTTGCCATTCCGCTCGTTGTCGCCGTGTCAACGGCCATTGCCGCCAAGCAGGGCTTTCTCATTCGCAACCGCAGCCCATTTGAAATGGCCAGGAACATTCAGGCCGTGATCTTCGACAAGACCGGGACCTTGACCCAAGGCACTTTCGCCGTGAGCGACGTCGTGTCCATGGGCGAGTTGGGCGAAGACGAACTCCTCGAACTCGCAGGCGCTGTGGAGGCCAAAAGCGAACACCCCATCGCCAAGGCCATTGCCGAATCCGCGCGTGAAAAGCTGGGGAGCCTGCCGGACGCAGGGGAGTTCGATTCCATTCCGGGACGCGGCGCCAAGGCGACGGTGGACGGCCGCGAGGTCAAGACCATCAGCCTGCGCTACGCACGGGAGGAGGGCTACGAACTCGACAAGGACGCGCTCGTTCCGTTGCTGGACGAGGGCAAGACCGTCATCGCCGTCATCGTGGATGACCGGGCCGCCGGCGTCATCGCGCTGGACGACGTGCTTTGCGAGACATCCAGGGACGCCGTAGCCAGGCTCAAGGATATGGGTCTGCAGGTGATGATGCTGACCGGCGACAATGAGAAGGTCGCTGGCCGCGTTGCCAAGGATCTGGGACTGGACGACGTGTTCGCCGACGTGGTGCCGGACGAGAAGGCCGAGAAGGTGAAGGAAGTGCAGCAACGCGGCCTGGTGACCGCCATGGTGGGCGACGGCGTGAACGATGCGCCGGCCCTGGCCCAGGCCGACGTTGGATTCGCAATAGGGGCGGGCACGGACGTGGCCGTGGAGACGGCGGATGTGGTCCTGGTGAAATCCAACCCCATGGACGTGGTGGAAGTGGTCATGCTTTCCAAGGAGGTTCGCCGCAAAACCGTGCAGAATCTGTTCTGGGCCACGGGCTACAACGTTGTGGCCATACCGCTGGCCGCCGGCGTGCTTGCATGGGCCGGCATCATCCTGAGCCCGGCCGTTGGCGCCATCGTCATGTCCCTGTCCACGGTCATTGTGGCTGTGAACGCCCGGCTCATGTCCGCTCCGGAGGCGGTGCAGGGATGA
- a CDS encoding sensor histidine kinase, producing the protein MPGLVPGGHAVADISWTWRAIYRMITKLKHAHLWHITLALAVLLIAVSSIVYLQQKASYESIRRENVSNIAAQFAMLMDNPAVAADHDSLRTISDTLIRKWRIERIEIRSSDGDAVFSRGRIEGKPEILSIPLPIPLSDAPGSLAPGGTLDVAYDDSEFSTHLARLAGLLFLGNGFLLLIFHGLARLLQRRQHKAESLLELQEERLRLALEASSDGIWEHNILEGAHFLSDRMYTMLGFEPGNPEDGWRFLYERVHLEDREKVSRARNLMEEGLRDTLVSRFRMQRRDGEWRHILCRAKVVAVDMEGNPARIAGTFTDVTPLVDAEEALATLNRELEERVEQRTTDLARKAEELVEANRQLRELDQLKSSFLSSVSHELRTPLTSILGFARLISKEFAAHFRGKAASEREERAGRRIEDNLRIIATQGERLSRLVNDVLDLNKIESGMMEWRDETIAPEDVVRRAVEATRPLLEENPNVEFIADVRPDIPRITIDPDRLEQVLINLLHNAVKFTRQGHVRLVAERGKSGDLRICVEDTGVGIPGHALEAVFDKFHQQPADALHGKPKGTGLGLFISREIVRHYGGALRVDSGEGRGSVFEVLLPGAGKVAVDT; encoded by the coding sequence ATGCCCGGACTGGTTCCAGGTGGGCATGCGGTTGCGGACATTTCCTGGACCTGGCGCGCCATATACCGAATGATCACCAAGCTCAAACACGCTCATCTCTGGCACATCACACTGGCGCTGGCGGTACTGCTCATTGCTGTCTCGAGCATCGTCTATCTGCAGCAGAAGGCATCCTACGAATCCATTCGGCGGGAAAATGTCTCGAACATCGCCGCACAGTTCGCCATGCTCATGGACAACCCGGCGGTGGCCGCGGACCATGACAGTCTCCGGACCATTTCGGATACACTCATCCGGAAATGGCGCATCGAACGCATCGAGATCAGAAGCAGCGATGGTGATGCGGTTTTCAGCCGTGGTCGCATAGAAGGCAAGCCGGAGATTCTGTCCATCCCGCTGCCCATCCCGCTGTCCGATGCGCCCGGCTCGCTGGCTCCCGGCGGCACGCTGGATGTGGCGTACGACGATTCCGAATTCTCCACGCACCTCGCCCGCTTGGCGGGACTGCTCTTTCTCGGCAACGGCTTTCTGCTGCTCATCTTCCACGGTCTGGCGCGGCTGCTCCAGCGTCGGCAGCACAAGGCCGAGTCTTTGCTCGAACTACAGGAGGAACGGCTGCGGCTGGCCCTGGAAGCGTCTTCCGACGGCATCTGGGAGCACAACATCCTGGAAGGCGCGCATTTCCTCAGCGACCGCATGTACACCATGCTCGGCTTCGAACCCGGCAACCCTGAGGACGGCTGGCGTTTCCTTTACGAGCGGGTGCATCTGGAGGACAGGGAAAAGGTTTCCAGGGCGCGCAATCTCATGGAGGAAGGGCTCCGCGACACGCTGGTTTCCAGGTTCCGCATGCAGCGTAGGGACGGGGAATGGCGGCACATCCTCTGCAGGGCCAAGGTCGTGGCCGTAGACATGGAAGGGAATCCGGCGCGCATCGCCGGCACGTTTACGGACGTCACACCCCTTGTGGACGCAGAGGAGGCCCTGGCCACGCTCAACCGCGAGCTTGAAGAGCGAGTGGAGCAGCGGACCACGGATCTGGCCCGGAAGGCCGAGGAGCTGGTCGAGGCCAACCGACAGCTCCGGGAGCTCGATCAGCTCAAGTCGAGCTTCCTGTCGTCCGTGTCCCATGAACTGCGCACGCCCCTGACCTCCATCCTGGGCTTTGCCCGTCTCATCAGCAAAGAATTCGCCGCGCACTTCCGGGGCAAGGCCGCAAGCGAACGTGAGGAGCGCGCCGGACGGCGCATAGAAGACAATCTCCGGATTATCGCCACTCAGGGCGAGCGGCTCTCCCGGCTGGTGAACGACGTGCTCGACCTGAACAAGATCGAATCCGGCATGATGGAGTGGCGCGACGAAACCATCGCTCCGGAAGACGTGGTGAGGCGCGCGGTGGAGGCGACCAGACCGCTGCTGGAGGAGAATCCGAATGTTGAATTCATTGCGGATGTGCGCCCGGATATTCCGCGTATCACCATAGATCCGGACCGGCTTGAGCAGGTGCTCATCAACCTGCTTCACAATGCAGTCAAGTTCACCCGGCAGGGCCATGTGCGTCTCGTGGCTGAGCGCGGCAAGTCCGGGGATCTGCGCATCTGCGTGGAAGACACCGGCGTCGGCATTCCCGGGCACGCCCTGGAAGCCGTGTTTGACAAGTTTCATCAGCAACCCGCGGACGCCCTGCACGGAAAACCCAAAGGTACGGGGCTGGGGCTGTTCATATCCCGCGAGATAGTGCGCCATTATGGCGGCGCGCTCCGGGTGGATTCGGGGGAAGGCCGCGGGAGTGTGTTCGAAGTTCTGTTGCCCGGGGCGGGAAAGGTCGCGGTCGACACCTGA
- a CDS encoding FKBP-type peptidyl-prolyl cis-trans isomerase, which produces MSTAQTGSEVTIHYTGTLEDGTVVDTSTDKEPVTFVIGENKVFPVVENALVGMSAGDKKNLAIPPEEGFGEYREDMIVKVPENELPEGVEVGAVLRSTTPDGQTALLSVIDIADGNATLDGNHPLAGKTLNFEVELVNVA; this is translated from the coding sequence ATGAGTACCGCACAGACCGGTTCTGAAGTAACCATCCATTACACCGGGACGCTCGAGGACGGCACCGTCGTCGACACGTCCACGGACAAGGAGCCTGTGACCTTTGTCATCGGCGAAAACAAAGTGTTCCCCGTTGTGGAGAACGCCCTCGTGGGCATGAGCGCAGGCGACAAGAAAAACCTGGCCATCCCACCGGAGGAAGGATTCGGCGAATACCGTGAGGACATGATCGTCAAGGTCCCGGAGAATGAGCTGCCCGAGGGCGTCGAAGTCGGCGCCGTGCTGCGCTCCACAACTCCGGACGGCCAGACGGCCCTGCTCTCGGTCATTGATATAGCGGACGGCAACGCGACTCTGGATGGCAACCATCCTCTGGCCGGCAAGACCCTCAATTTCGAGGTCGAGCTCGTCAACGTCGCCTAG
- a CDS encoding B12-binding domain-containing radical SAM protein, with protein MRVLLINPASPYSFWSFDEICRMSGRRSLIPPLGLLTAAALLPRRWELRLADMSARPVAEADWQFAEVVFLTGMLLQKKSLLELVVEAKRRGKTVVVGGPFVTSLPEEVRAAGADVIVQGEGEETIPVLAVDLEQGAARRLYRAEGRPAMAASPVPRFDLLRMGDYATMSVQTSRGCPHDCEFCDIVNLYGKKPRYKSPGQVVAELDELYRLGWRNEVFFCDDNFIGNKRHARDLLDALIPWMQERSEPFGFWTQASVDLGQDTELMDRMTAANFSTVFIGVESPDPAILERNHKLQNVKNPLAESLRAINENGLSIIASFIMGFDGEEPGAGDRIVEFVEEVGLPQAMINLMQVLPNTRLWTRMEEEGRLRKGVTTGDTVGLPLNYEPLRDTSELLREYQDAWRRLYDPAAFLGRLERYYTRMRPTRSAMPANDSQSTSASRGALSAHAHAPAHPRRVRPLSNYGGLHRRNPIRHLYFDVLAFLRFFWTFGVLSEARKVCWAGMGRIWRTNGSRLVPYFHGLALGYNTTCYVRALEHRLEEYLARVGEPPSVR; from the coding sequence ATGCGCGTTCTGCTGATCAATCCAGCCTCGCCCTATTCGTTCTGGTCCTTCGATGAAATCTGCCGCATGTCCGGACGTCGATCGCTTATCCCTCCACTGGGACTGCTCACGGCCGCGGCGCTGTTGCCCCGTCGCTGGGAACTGCGTCTTGCGGACATGAGCGCCCGCCCTGTGGCCGAAGCCGACTGGCAGTTCGCCGAGGTAGTCTTCCTCACCGGGATGCTGCTCCAGAAAAAATCGCTCCTGGAGCTGGTGGTCGAGGCCAAACGGCGCGGCAAGACCGTGGTCGTCGGCGGTCCGTTTGTGACCTCGCTGCCCGAAGAAGTGAGAGCCGCCGGCGCGGACGTCATAGTGCAGGGAGAGGGCGAGGAAACAATCCCCGTCCTGGCCGTGGACCTGGAGCAGGGCGCGGCGCGAAGGCTCTACAGGGCCGAGGGTAGACCGGCAATGGCCGCCTCGCCCGTGCCGCGTTTCGATCTGCTGCGCATGGGCGACTACGCGACCATGTCCGTGCAGACATCCCGCGGCTGCCCGCACGACTGCGAGTTCTGCGACATCGTCAACCTGTACGGCAAGAAGCCCCGCTACAAGAGTCCGGGGCAGGTCGTGGCCGAGCTCGACGAGCTTTACCGTCTGGGCTGGCGCAACGAAGTCTTTTTCTGCGACGACAACTTCATAGGCAACAAGCGGCACGCGCGTGACCTTCTCGATGCGCTCATACCCTGGATGCAGGAGCGAAGCGAGCCCTTCGGCTTCTGGACGCAGGCCTCGGTGGATCTGGGCCAGGACACGGAACTCATGGACCGCATGACCGCGGCGAACTTCTCCACGGTGTTCATCGGCGTGGAATCGCCGGATCCAGCCATTCTGGAACGCAACCACAAGCTCCAGAACGTGAAAAATCCGCTGGCCGAATCCCTGCGCGCCATCAACGAGAACGGGCTGTCCATCATCGCGAGCTTCATCATGGGCTTCGACGGCGAGGAGCCCGGAGCCGGGGACCGCATCGTGGAGTTCGTGGAGGAAGTGGGACTGCCCCAGGCCATGATCAACCTCATGCAGGTACTGCCCAACACCCGGCTGTGGACGCGCATGGAAGAGGAAGGCCGCCTGCGCAAGGGTGTGACCACTGGCGACACGGTGGGACTGCCGCTCAATTACGAGCCTCTGCGGGATACTTCGGAGCTGTTGCGGGAGTACCAGGACGCATGGCGCAGGCTGTACGATCCGGCTGCCTTCCTCGGCCGTCTGGAGCGCTATTACACGCGAATGCGGCCTACGCGTTCAGCCATGCCTGCCAATGACAGCCAGTCCACGAGCGCCTCGCGGGGTGCGCTTTCTGCGCACGCGCACGCGCCGGCCCATCCCAGGCGCGTGCGTCCGCTTTCCAACTACGGCGGACTCCACAGGCGCAATCCGATCAGGCATCTGTATTTCGACGTCCTGGCATTCCTGCGGTTTTTCTGGACTTTCGGCGTCTTGTCCGAAGCGCGCAAGGTCTGCTGGGCGGGCATGGGGCGCATCTGGCGAACCAATGGCAGCCGGCTCGTGCCGTACTTCCACGGTCTGGCGCTGGGCTATAACACCACGTGCTACGTTCGTGCTCTGGAACACCGGCTGGAAGAGTACCTGGCCCGAGTGGGTGAGCCGCCGTCAGTCCGCTAG
- a CDS encoding cold-shock protein: MTYEGKVKWFNDSKGFGFIEYNGGEDVFVHFSAIQGNGFKSLREGDSVRFEIENSDKGYRAANVEVV, encoded by the coding sequence ATGACGTACGAAGGTAAAGTGAAGTGGTTTAACGACTCCAAGGGTTTTGGTTTCATCGAGTACAACGGCGGCGAGGACGTGTTCGTCCATTTCTCCGCAATCCAGGGGAATGGTTTCAAGTCCTTGCGCGAAGGCGATTCCGTTCGCTTCGAGATCGAGAACAGCGACAAGGGATACCGCGCCGCGAACGTCGAAGTCGTGTAG